The following is a genomic window from Spartobacteria bacterium.
TGAAATCCGTGTAAAACATCGCATCAATATGGTTATAACCGCCACAATTAAAAAGGACCGTATCAGAGGGAAGGGAATCTTTCAAAAGGGCATACACCTCAAGATTGTGTTCCTTATTTATACGATAGCTGTTTTCTGAATTACCATCGGCATGATATCTGGCAAAATGACGCAAATGAACAGACTTCCATCCAACCAGACTCATCATCAATAGAATCAGCACCATCGCAGTGGATGGAGAGCACCTCTTTTTAATCAATTGCAATCCTGAGGTCAGAAGATAACCAAGAGCAAGATACATCAGACTACAAACAATATAACAGAAACCGGACATTTTGGTTTTAACGAAAAAAGAAAAGAACACATACACAACCCCGATGCAGAAACCACCTGCCACAGCTAGGCCCCGATTACGAAGTTTAATTAAAAACAATATCAGTGCCGGAATAATGAGATAATAAGCCACTCGGCCATACTGCTCTTTGAACATATCAAAATGGAACCAGATGGTTCCCGTGTGACCATCCAGCGCGTGCTGCACATGCATTGTATAATACTCACGAACAAAAGCGTATTCCGCCGGATAGGTTTTCATCGCATAAATTTGCCACGGCAGAAAAACGAACAGTCCAAAAAAGAAAGATAGCACGATCTTCAGATAGGCCGACGGTTTAGTTCGTTCTTGCGCATCACAGAGCACGGCGATACCCCACCCTCCAAAAATCAAAAATCCTGTCAGCCATTTTGTCAGAGCCGCAGCACCGGCAGTCACACCCAGGGGAATCAGCCATACCCACTTCTTAGATGTCCAGTATTCGAAAAAACACCAGATAGAAAGAGTAACAAAGAAAACAAAGGCAATATCATTGTGATCCAGATTGATGAAACCCGTGAGCAAAAGAAGTGAATACAATGATACCGAATACAAAAAGGCCGCCGCATAGGCCACAGCTCGATTCGCACAGATCAGCCCCATGCGATAGATGATCGGTATCAGCAGACTGCTCATCAGCAGACTAGGTATGCGTAATGCCATCTCATTTATCCCAAAAACCTTATATGACAGGGCAATAATCCAAAGAAACAAAGGCGGGTTGTGAAGCCAAACATGGTTGGACGTCCAATCGGTATAATCAAAGGCCAGCACCGGATTCTTAATCAACATAGGAACGAAGGGATGCTCCAACATGTTTTTGGCCACCAATGCATGAAATCGTTCATCCCATTCATTAATAAACGGATCAAATGAAATGACAGCCACTCGCAAAAGGAGTCCTCCCAGAGTCAAAAACAGCAATGCGAGTCCATCGCGCTGTCTCATGTAGCTCCAGCCGCTCATTAATATCATTAGAGCGGCAAAAACAAATTCAACCTGTTGACCAACTGTAAAATTTTGAAATATCGACATTCAGAATCATATCCTTATATGAGCTTAGCAAACGACTATAACCAATTATATCGCAATGATCCGCAGCTACTTATGGCTCAATTTGTAAAAATCAAAGCGACGGAACCGGACGTATGAATAAACATGGAGGGATTTGTAAAGAGATGCAAAAGGAAAATCAAGGTATGTATCTCCGATTTAGACGTTGTAATTTAAAATCAGTTTACCTAACCTGCATGCCTGTTTCTATTATGTTTTCTATTAGCACAACCCGATAACACACGTAAGCATTGTATGAAAAAGGCGTTTTCTTCTATAATCCAGGCACTTCAATTATGGCCCGCATGCATGTTTAATGCGGTTGGATTCAGCCTTTTTTATATATTTTATGCCCATCCCCAGCCATTAAACAGCTTTCGCATTCTTCAGTCGTCGAAATGGCGGCTCATATCGCAGCTGAAGAGTTTCGTTTTTATCGAATGCATACAAGTCGTTGCCTGTGTGCTTTTGATGCAGTTTATTGTACATGCGCTGTGTTTCTTTTTTCGTCGCAGCGACTCGCCTCCCCGCGTCTTTTCCGCGTTTACCATCGGGCGACTGGGCTTTATCGTACTCTTGTTTCCCTGGCTCCCTGCGGGCATCGATGAAACCATGGCGATTCGCTCACTAGCCTTCTGTCTCGGATTTGGTTTTGTTACCCTTCTCATCGGTGAGATGGCCGACCATCCAGCCCTGCGACGCCGGCAAAATATCAACAACATGCCGGCATTTATCACGAAGCATCTGTCCTTATGTATCATCGCGTTGTCACTGCTCATCAACCTGATTCCATTTTTCAAACTCAATACGACAATTGATGGATTCCGCGATTACCTGCTTACCGGAGATCAACCTTTCTATCTGCATATTTCTGAAAGTATTGTAAAAGATGGTGACATTGATTTATCAAACAATCTGCTCCCCGTCGGCGTCTATCACGAAGTGCTGAATCCGCCTCCCCATACGGTTGATCGCCATAATCCATCCATGGATCATGCGAGCGCACAATATAAGAAGCTGCTGGAACGCAATGGTTCAGGGGTCTATTCAACACACCGCTGCGGCACCTCGCTTTTTGTAGCTCCATTTTATGCACTGGGATCGCTGGTGGAAGGCGGTCAGCGACCTGCTGTCATGCTTATTCTATTCTTCATCGTTGCACTGGGATACCGTGAAATCGCACTGCTGGGCATATCACTGGGTGTCCCTGCCACGGCCTGCTTTGTTTTCACTGGACTCGCCATGTTAACCGTTCCGGCGGTGACCAATTCCAGTGCCATTTATCCAGAAACGCTCATGTTTTTCATTGTACCTCGCTGTGTTCGACTGCTGATGGAACAGCGTGACACATGGAAATCCCAGTTGGAGATGGGACTCTGGTGTGCCTTTTCGCCTTGGCTTCAGGATAAATACATGATGTGGCTGGCACCCCTTTTTATCTGTCACATGTGGCTGTCACTGCGAAAGAAATCACCCCGCGTTCTCATCGCATGCCTACCCATTGCGCTGTCAGGATGTCTGATTATTATCCGCAACCTGTTCCTATATGATCAAATGCTGCCACGCAGCGGACCGCTGGGAACCTTTTTATCTCCTGTGGAGGCGTTGCAG
Proteins encoded in this region:
- a CDS encoding phospholipid carrier-dependent glycosyltransferase, yielding MSIFQNFTVGQQVEFVFAALMILMSGWSYMRQRDGLALLFLTLGGLLLRVAVISFDPFINEWDERFHALVAKNMLEHPFVPMLIKNPVLAFDYTDWTSNHVWLHNPPLFLWIIALSYKVFGINEMALRIPSLLMSSLLIPIIYRMGLICANRAVAYAAAFLYSVSLYSLLLLTGFINLDHNDIAFVFFVTLSIWCFFEYWTSKKWVWLIPLGVTAGAAALTKWLTGFLIFGGWGIAVLCDAQERTKPSAYLKIVLSFFFGLFVFLPWQIYAMKTYPAEYAFVREYYTMHVQHALDGHTGTIWFHFDMFKEQYGRVAYYLIIPALILFLIKLRNRGLAVAGGFCIGVVYVFFSFFVKTKMSGFCYIVCSLMYLALGYLLTSGLQLIKKRCSPSTAMVLILLMMSLVGWKSVHLRHFARYHADGNSENSYRINKEHNLEVYALLKDSLPSDTVLFNCGGYNHIDAMFYTDFTAYSFVPSVEQMMELKQKGITCAAFDHPPLPPAILSDNQVIKINELLYY